Part of the Deinococcus misasensis DSM 22328 genome, CGGTCAGAACCTCACGGTGCTGATCAACCGTCAGGGCCAAAATGTGGACGACCAAACCTTGCAAGGCTTGCAGGTGTTGCTGGACGGACAGCCTGTGCCTTTTGTGACGCGAGCCTCTGCCCTGACCGTGACCTTGCCCTGGACACTGGCCGTTGGAACCCATGAACTCCGTGTGACTGAGCCACAAGGAAGCATTCCTCTGTCTTTTCAGGTGACTGCCCTGAGCCCCAGCCAATGGAGTGCCACCGACACCAGCTACGAAGTGCTGGCCGTGGTCCTGAGGGGCGTGCAGGAAAGCACCCTGCAAAGCAAAATCAACCAACTCAACCAGAGCCTCTCCACGAATGTGCAGTACGTGGCTGGCAGCTTGAAACCCCTTTCTGCCACCGTGCATCCTTTGCAAAGTTGCAACACCAGTGTGGCCACCCTGAGGATTCCCAAAACGGCTCCTCTGGGCTCCGTGCTGGCCCGACTGGATGCTGAAAAAGACACCTTCTCTGGCATCAATCCCATCAGTGTGGATTACATGGACGCCGGAGTGTATACAGCAGAACCGATTTCGCCAGCCTTGTTGCGCAGCACCCTGGGCCTGGATGCTGTGCAAAATGCAGGATGGACCGGAACAGGAACCACCATCGCAGTGCTGGACACTGGAGTGGCCGGACACACAGAACTCTCGGGTCGCCTGATCAGCCGGGGCAATTACAGCGATTTCCCCTCCGACACCATTGGATCGGACCACTTTGACGACCGTCAGGCCCTGTACAACACCAGTGGCAGCAACATGATGCTCGGGCACGGAACGCCTGTGGCGGTGCTGGCAGCGGGCAAGACGCTCGGGGTGGCCCCACAAGCCCAGTTGGAACGGGTGCGCGTGTGTGATGTGAACGGCAGGTGCCAGCTGAATGCTGTGGTGCAAGGCCTGTGCGCCACCCTCAGCAAACCCCAGAGTGACCTGCGCAAACTGGTGCTGAACCTCAGTTTTGGTGGAAGCACCCCCAGTGTCATCATGGAAAACCTCTTGTCTGAAGCCCTGTCCAGCAACGTGCTGGTGGTGACCAGTGCAGGCAACAGCCAGAGGCTGCAGTATCCAGCAGCTTACGGCTTGCCCGGACTGGTGGTGGTCGGTGCAGCAGAGAAAAAAGGCAGCCTCTGGCAGACCACCGGATTCAGCAACACACAGGTGGTGATCGATGTGCTCGCTCCGGGTGCTGGCCTCACCAGTGGTTCAGGGGTCAGAAGTGTGAATGGTTACATCGACACCTACAGCAATTTTCAGGGCACTTCTTTTGCGGCACCTCTGGTGTCAGGCACTTTGGCCTTGCTCAGGCAGAAATGGCCCAACGCTACCCCTCAGGAACTGGAGCGCTTGCTGCAAACCCGTCAGACTCCCGTTGCAGCCTCTGTGGTGGGGATGCTCAACCTTCCTGATGTGCTCCGCTGAATTGCACCCTCCGAATGTGGAAAGAAGGACCTGAGAGGGTCCTTTTTTGTGCTTTGGTTTCGTGGTTTGTCGGACAACGTAATTCTGAATACAAGTGGGAAGTCCGGGTTGGCATGCGCCGGGACATTTTTATCACTGGAGCAACAGATAAACTGTTCCCATGGCCTTCAATGACCTGCAATCCTTCATCGCCCTTCTGGAAAGCAAAGGACAGCTGATCCGCGTCAAGAAAGAAGTGGACCGACACCTCGAAATCACCGAAATTGCAGACCGTCTGGTGAAAAAAGACGGTCCCGCAGTGCTGTTTGAAAACGTCAAAGGCAGCCCCTTCCCTCTGGCCATCGGCCTGATGGGAACAAGGGAACGCATGGCCTGGGCTCTGGGTTCCAACTCTCTGGATGAAGTGGCAGACCGCATCAAAAGCCTGTTGAACGTCAAAATGGGTGGAGGGTTGCTGGGCATGGCCTCCAACCTGACCAAATTGAAAGACCTCGCCAGTCTGCCTCCCAAACGGGTTCGCACTGCACCTGTGCAGGAAGTGGTGTGGCGCGGCAACGAAGTGGACCTGAGCAAAATCCCTGTCCTGCACTGCTGGCCAGACGATGGTGGCCCTTTTGTGACTTTGCCTCTGGTGATCACCAAGGACCCCATCTCCGGGGATTACAACATGGGCATGTACCGCATGCAGGTGATGGGCAAAAACACCACCGGCATGCACTGGCAGCGCCACAAAACCGGAGCGAGACACCTTGAAAACGCCAAAAAGTTGGGCAAACGTCTGGAAGTGGCCGTGGCTCTGGGTGGAGATCCTGCCCTGATCTACGCTGCCACTGCCCCCTTGCCACCGGTGCCGGGCCTCAA contains:
- a CDS encoding S8 family peptidase, which produces MRWMWIPFLLVGCASLNAPEQTAEQVVSQNGGTFVLVGTDATSNPYLGDTPVSQSLPVLCINKSNLPNPGAAMIGTSYTTPGGAYRRTWSGGTIALTPPIKGQLLTSRAFADGICAQNFGAGYRMASFHDGDSAVNAGWDFWAATSQLSRLQTQRFWVAINTTSANPWNNPTQPTRKALTWRVLAPTLAPLGAQLQGSSWQPGQNLTVLINRQGQNVDDQTLQGLQVLLDGQPVPFVTRASALTVTLPWTLAVGTHELRVTEPQGSIPLSFQVTALSPSQWSATDTSYEVLAVVLRGVQESTLQSKINQLNQSLSTNVQYVAGSLKPLSATVHPLQSCNTSVATLRIPKTAPLGSVLARLDAEKDTFSGINPISVDYMDAGVYTAEPISPALLRSTLGLDAVQNAGWTGTGTTIAVLDTGVAGHTELSGRLISRGNYSDFPSDTIGSDHFDDRQALYNTSGSNMMLGHGTPVAVLAAGKTLGVAPQAQLERVRVCDVNGRCQLNAVVQGLCATLSKPQSDLRKLVLNLSFGGSTPSVIMENLLSEALSSNVLVVTSAGNSQRLQYPAAYGLPGLVVVGAAEKKGSLWQTTGFSNTQVVIDVLAPGAGLTSGSGVRSVNGYIDTYSNFQGTSFAAPLVSGTLALLRQKWPNATPQELERLLQTRQTPVAASVVGMLNLPDVLR